One stretch of Paracoccus liaowanqingii DNA includes these proteins:
- a CDS encoding IS630 family transposase: MASEQHRACVKQARRAWQEPRIPFLRRQPERLVFIDETSVKTNLTRLRGRARRGQRLRMDAPFGGWGTQTFLAGLTSEGLIAPWVIKGAMDGSAFATYVRDVLAPELTPGTVVILDNLATHRNIEATHAIRDAKCWFLYLPLYSPDLTPIEQAFSKLKAHLRALLPNLGPPDAGVFRLGHGDGLAAPPG, encoded by the coding sequence GTGGCCTCCGAACAGCACCGCGCTTGTGTAAAGCAGGCCCGGCGCGCGTGGCAGGAGCCGCGCATTCCCTTCCTGCGTCGCCAGCCCGAACGGCTGGTGTTCATCGACGAAACTTCCGTGAAGACGAACCTGACCCGACTGCGGGGGCGCGCCCGCCGCGGCCAGCGGCTGCGGATGGACGCGCCTTTCGGAGGCTGGGGGACGCAGACATTCCTTGCGGGCCTCACGTCGGAGGGGCTCATTGCGCCTTGGGTGATAAAGGGGGCGATGGATGGCTCCGCCTTCGCGACCTATGTCCGCGATGTCCTGGCCCCGGAACTGACGCCCGGCACGGTCGTCATCCTCGACAACCTCGCCACTCATCGCAACATCGAGGCCACTCACGCCATCCGTGACGCCAAATGTTGGTTTCTGTATCTGCCGCTCTATTCACCCGACCTGACCCCCATCGAGCAGGCATTCTCGAAGCTGAAGGCGCATCTCCGTGCGCTGCTCCCCAACCTTGGACCGCCGGATGCTGGAGTTTTCCGGCTCGGTCATGGCGACGGGCTGGCTGCGCCGCCGGGATAA
- the istB gene encoding IS21-like element helper ATPase IstB yields MTEAPRILLTHHLKTLKLPTFLREYEKVARQCAAEGLDHVQFLSRLVELELIDRERRMVERRIKVAKFPTTKSLDSFDFKAIPKLNKMQVLELARCEWILRRENVIVLGPSGTGKTHVALGLGLAACQKGMAVSFTTAATLVNELMEARDERRLLRLQKQLDGVKLLIIDEPGFVPLSKTGAELLFELISQRYERGSKMITSNLPFDEWTETFGTERLTGALLDRLTHHVNILEMNGDSYRLGQSRARKAEATT; encoded by the coding sequence ATGACTGAAGCCCCGAGGATCCTGCTCACCCACCATCTGAAAACGCTGAAGCTGCCGACGTTCCTGCGGGAGTATGAGAAGGTTGCGCGCCAATGCGCCGCCGAAGGGCTGGACCATGTCCAGTTCCTGTCGCGCCTGGTCGAACTGGAACTGATCGACCGCGAGCGGCGGATGGTCGAGCGACGCATTAAGGTCGCGAAGTTCCCGACAACCAAGAGCCTCGACAGCTTCGACTTCAAGGCGATCCCCAAGCTCAACAAGATGCAGGTGCTGGAATTGGCCCGCTGTGAATGGATCCTACGGCGCGAGAACGTCATCGTCCTCGGGCCGAGCGGCACGGGCAAGACCCATGTTGCCCTCGGACTGGGGCTGGCCGCCTGTCAGAAGGGCATGGCGGTCAGCTTCACCACCGCCGCGACGTTGGTCAACGAGCTGATGGAGGCCCGCGACGAACGCCGCCTGCTCCGCCTGCAAAAGCAGCTGGATGGCGTCAAGTTGCTCATCATCGATGAACCAGGCTTTGTGCCGCTGTCCAAGACCGGTGCCGAGCTCTTGTTCGAGCTCATCTCTCAGCGCTATGAGCGCGGTTCCAAGATGATCACCAGCAACCTGCCATTCGACGAATGGACTGAAACCTTCGGCACCGAACGCCTGACCGGCGCATTGCTCGATCGACTGACCCACCACGTCAATATCCTCGAGATGAACGGCGACAGTTATCGGCTCGGACAAAGCCGCGCCCGAAAGGCCGAAGCAACCACATAA
- a CDS encoding BufA1 family periplasmic bufferin-type metallophore, whose amino-acid sequence MTATTSRLALGATLACAIGAMATTPVQAQEMEKCFGVSPAGQNDCAAGPGTTCAGTSTVDYQGNAWTLVPAGTCLSMELPAAEDGSARAASLEPLSRDIPA is encoded by the coding sequence ATGACCGCAACGACCTCGCGCCTCGCCTTGGGCGCCACGCTGGCCTGTGCCATCGGCGCCATGGCCACGACCCCCGTGCAGGCCCAGGAGATGGAGAAATGCTTCGGCGTCTCGCCCGCCGGGCAGAACGACTGCGCGGCGGGACCGGGAACGACCTGCGCCGGAACCTCGACCGTCGACTATCAGGGCAACGCCTGGACCCTGGTCCCGGCGGGCACCTGCCTGTCGATGGAGCTGCCCGCTGCCGAGGATGGCAGCGCCCGCGCGGCCTCGCTGGAGCCGCTGTCCCGCGACATCCCCGCCTGA
- a CDS encoding amino acid ABC transporter permease, translating into MYRFNFQPVFDNLDMLAYGAWLTIQLSFTAMAIGLVVSILGAVAKTSGIRPLRWIVDVYVEVIRNTPFLIQIFFIFFGLPAFGISMSPNTAALVALVVNVGAYGTEIIRAGIESIPQGQIEAGRALALTPTQIFRHVVLKPALRNIYPSLTSQFIYLMLTSSVVSVISANDLAAAGADLNARTFASFEIYLVLTIMYFLLALGFSTLFGTLRRVFFNYPAGR; encoded by the coding sequence ATGTATCGCTTCAATTTCCAGCCCGTTTTCGACAACCTGGACATGCTGGCCTACGGGGCTTGGCTGACCATCCAGCTGTCGTTCACGGCCATGGCCATCGGGCTGGTCGTGTCGATCCTGGGGGCGGTCGCAAAGACCTCGGGCATCCGGCCGCTGCGCTGGATCGTCGACGTCTATGTCGAAGTGATCCGCAACACGCCGTTCCTGATTCAGATCTTCTTCATCTTCTTCGGCCTGCCCGCGTTTGGTATCAGCATGTCGCCCAATACGGCTGCACTGGTGGCGCTGGTGGTCAATGTCGGCGCCTACGGGACCGAGATCATCCGCGCGGGCATCGAATCCATTCCGCAGGGCCAGATCGAGGCGGGACGTGCCTTGGCCCTGACGCCCACGCAGATCTTTCGCCATGTCGTGTTGAAGCCGGCACTGCGCAACATCTATCCCTCACTGACCAGCCAGTTCATCTATCTGATGCTGACTTCCAGCGTGGTCTCGGTCATCTCGGCCAATGACCTTGCGGCGGCGGGGGCGGACCTGAACGCGCGCACCTTCGCCAGCTTCGAGATCTATCTGGTGCTGACGATCATGTATTTTCTGCTCGCTCTGGGATTCTCGACCCTCTTCGGGACATTGCGGCGGGTGTTCTTCAACTATCCGGCGGGGCGCTGA
- a CDS encoding sensor histidine kinase, protein MTELAPIDPEWGYDVLRRAIDAAGISLWTWNVDTDEFAMDDRGHDLWGIEDHAALTFESLSGKIHPADRNRVRAAFAATRALVGSYEIDFRTVHGSEVRWISARGKGDDAGIEKRKVSGVFLDITDRKQAEEGHELLAGEMSHRVKNLLAIATGLTRITSRSSSSIEDMTTQLMTRLTALDRAHDLVRPLPGGQGRTALLGDIFTVLLTPYDDDGAFSGRIRVAVPRMGVGQDTATALALAVHELATNSVKYGALSVDDGTLDISGTTAGEDVQITWTEQGGPAVAAPPQMGGYGSSLVRQTIEGQLGGSVRYDWSESGAIITLVVNTTRMAE, encoded by the coding sequence TTGACAGAGCTTGCCCCGATCGACCCCGAATGGGGATATGACGTCCTGCGGCGGGCGATCGATGCTGCGGGCATCAGCCTGTGGACGTGGAATGTCGACACCGACGAGTTCGCGATGGACGACCGGGGCCATGACCTGTGGGGGATCGAGGACCACGCCGCGCTGACCTTCGAATCCCTGTCCGGCAAGATCCACCCGGCCGACCGCAACCGGGTCCGGGCGGCCTTTGCGGCGACGCGGGCGCTGGTCGGGTCCTACGAGATCGATTTCCGCACCGTCCACGGCTCCGAGGTCCGCTGGATCTCGGCCCGGGGCAAGGGCGACGATGCCGGAATCGAGAAGCGCAAGGTCTCGGGCGTGTTTCTCGACATCACCGACCGCAAGCAGGCCGAAGAGGGCCACGAGCTGCTGGCCGGCGAGATGAGCCACCGCGTCAAGAACCTGCTGGCCATCGCGACGGGGCTGACTCGGATCACCTCGCGCTCGTCCAGCTCGATCGAGGACATGACCACGCAGCTGATGACCCGGCTGACGGCGCTGGACCGGGCGCATGATCTGGTCCGGCCGCTGCCGGGCGGGCAGGGGCGCACGGCGCTTCTGGGCGACATCTTCACGGTGCTGCTGACGCCCTACGACGATGACGGCGCGTTCTCGGGACGCATCCGCGTCGCGGTGCCGCGGATGGGGGTCGGGCAGGACACGGCGACGGCGCTGGCCCTGGCGGTGCACGAGCTGGCGACGAACTCGGTCAAGTACGGCGCCCTGTCGGTCGATGACGGAACGCTGGACATCTCGGGCACGACGGCCGGGGAGGACGTGCAGATCACCTGGACCGAGCAGGGCGGCCCCGCGGTGGCCGCCCCGCCGCAGATGGGCGGCTATGGCAGCAGCCTGGTCCGGCAGACGATCGAGGGGCAGCTGGGTGGCTCGGTCCGCTACGACTGGTCCGAAAGCGGGGCGATCATCACCTTGGTGGTGAACACCACGCGCATGGCGGAGTGA
- a CDS encoding LacI family DNA-binding transcriptional regulator translates to MNAKRPTLYDIALVAGVSRATVSLVVRRSPLVAKHTRLRVEKVMTDLDYVRDIGAARLRNNSSRTVGVIVPNLLNSFFTEFLSGVEQVMRQQDRVVLLANSEDDPQRQDEILQRFRGHGVDGVILCPAAGTDAALPERMRRWGLPLVQALREVGGQETDYAGADYVAGIGMALQHLVALGHRHIAFLSVRAMTSAKAERLKGFSRALAENGAVDAGIIEADLTWEDAAHAADAVLALTSCPTAVLCFNDVLAAGLMLGLRRADRQPGRDIAVVGLDDLPLAELTYPPMTSVAMCPARIGTEAARLLTRRLAEPGRPIERFVQPPRLVARESSGGQRG, encoded by the coding sequence ATGAACGCCAAACGTCCCACGCTTTACGACATCGCCTTGGTCGCGGGAGTCTCGCGGGCGACGGTCTCGCTTGTCGTGCGACGGTCCCCCCTTGTGGCCAAGCACACCCGCCTGCGGGTTGAAAAAGTCATGACCGATCTCGACTATGTTCGCGACATCGGTGCCGCCCGACTACGCAACAACAGCAGCCGGACGGTGGGAGTCATCGTTCCGAACCTATTGAACTCGTTCTTCACCGAATTCTTGTCGGGCGTCGAGCAGGTGATGCGCCAGCAGGACCGCGTCGTGCTGCTGGCCAACAGCGAGGATGACCCGCAGCGACAGGATGAGATCCTGCAGCGGTTCAGGGGGCACGGTGTGGATGGGGTGATCCTCTGCCCGGCGGCGGGGACGGATGCCGCGCTGCCGGAGCGGATGCGGCGTTGGGGGCTTCCCTTGGTGCAGGCCCTGCGCGAGGTCGGCGGGCAGGAAACGGATTATGCGGGCGCGGACTATGTCGCCGGCATCGGCATGGCGCTGCAGCACCTTGTTGCCTTGGGACATCGGCATATCGCGTTCCTATCGGTGCGCGCAATGACCTCGGCCAAGGCTGAACGGTTGAAGGGCTTTTCGCGGGCCCTGGCGGAAAACGGCGCGGTCGATGCGGGGATTATCGAAGCCGACCTGACGTGGGAGGACGCCGCCCATGCCGCCGACGCCGTGCTGGCCCTGACGTCGTGTCCGACGGCGGTATTGTGCTTCAACGATGTCTTGGCGGCGGGACTCATGCTGGGGTTACGCCGCGCGGACCGACAGCCGGGCCGGGATATCGCCGTCGTGGGCCTTGATGATCTGCCATTGGCGGAACTGACCTATCCGCCGATGACCAGCGTCGCCATGTGTCCCGCCCGGATCGGCACCGAGGCTGCCCGGTTGCTGACCCGGCGGCTTGCGGAACCCGGGCGGCCTATTGAGAGGTTCGTTCAGCCGCCAAGGCTGGTGGCACGTGAAAGCTCCGGCGGGCAGAGAGGTTGA
- the istA gene encoding IS21 family transposase: protein MDLYRRVRLACAEGMSQREAARHFNIARDSVAKMMTFSVPPGYRRTAPVKRPKLDAYTGIIDGWLEGDREVHRKQRHTAKRVFERLRDEHGFAGGYTIVKDYMRERERRGREMFVPLAHPPGHAQADFGEAVAIIDSVEQKAHFFVMDLPHGDACYVRAYPAATAEAWVDGHVQAFAFFGKVPASVLYDNDRCLVAKILPDGARQRATLFNGFLSHYLFRDRYGRPGKGNDKGNAEGLVGYSRRNFMVPIPQFATWDAFNAHLEAQCRRRQGDVLRGQSETIGQRLGRDLAAMSDQPAAPFEACDQATGRVSSQALVRYRTNDYSVPVAYGHRDVWIRGYVAEVVIGCGGEVIARHLRCYDREDMVFDPVHYLPLIERKINALDQAAPLAEWDLPPEFATLRRLMEARMNKVGRREYVQVLRLLETFCLDDLHAAVKKALQLGAVSFDAVKHLVLCQVERRPPKLDLDVYPYLPRANVATTSVASYMSLLSGDVA from the coding sequence GTGGACTTGTATCGTAGAGTGCGATTGGCCTGTGCCGAGGGGATGAGCCAGCGCGAGGCAGCGCGTCATTTCAACATCGCGCGCGACAGCGTAGCCAAGATGATGACGTTCTCGGTTCCGCCCGGATATCGGCGGACGGCCCCTGTGAAGCGGCCGAAGCTGGATGCCTACACCGGGATCATCGACGGCTGGCTGGAGGGCGATCGGGAGGTCCATCGCAAGCAGAGGCATACGGCGAAGCGGGTGTTCGAGCGGCTTCGCGATGAGCACGGGTTCGCCGGCGGCTACACGATCGTGAAGGACTACATGCGGGAGCGCGAACGGCGCGGCCGCGAGATGTTCGTGCCGCTGGCACACCCGCCCGGACATGCCCAGGCCGACTTCGGCGAGGCGGTGGCCATCATCGACAGTGTCGAGCAGAAGGCGCATTTCTTCGTCATGGACCTTCCGCACGGCGATGCCTGTTATGTCAGGGCCTATCCAGCGGCGACCGCGGAAGCCTGGGTTGACGGTCACGTCCAGGCCTTCGCATTCTTCGGCAAGGTGCCCGCATCGGTCCTCTACGACAACGACCGCTGCCTGGTTGCGAAGATCCTGCCGGACGGGGCGCGCCAGCGAGCCACGCTCTTCAACGGGTTCCTGTCGCATTACCTGTTCCGCGACCGCTACGGCCGCCCGGGCAAGGGGAATGACAAAGGTAACGCTGAGGGCTTGGTTGGCTACTCTCGCCGCAACTTCATGGTGCCGATCCCGCAGTTTGCGACTTGGGACGCGTTCAACGCCCATCTGGAGGCGCAATGCCGCAGGCGTCAGGGGGATGTCCTGCGCGGCCAGTCCGAGACGATCGGCCAGCGCCTTGGGCGGGATCTGGCTGCGATGTCCGACCAGCCGGCCGCACCGTTCGAAGCCTGCGATCAGGCCACTGGCCGGGTCAGCTCGCAGGCGCTGGTGCGTTACAGGACCAACGACTATTCGGTGCCGGTCGCTTACGGACACCGCGATGTCTGGATCAGGGGCTATGTCGCCGAGGTCGTGATCGGCTGCGGTGGCGAGGTCATCGCACGTCATCTCCGCTGCTATGACCGCGAGGACATGGTCTTCGATCCGGTGCACTATCTTCCGCTCATCGAGCGCAAGATCAACGCCCTGGACCAGGCGGCGCCCCTGGCCGAGTGGGATCTACCACCAGAGTTCGCGACCCTACGCCGACTGATGGAGGCGCGGATGAACAAAGTCGGACGCCGCGAGTATGTTCAGGTTTTACGCCTGCTCGAGACCTTCTGCCTCGACGACCTGCACGCCGCTGTGAAGAAGGCGCTGCAACTGGGTGCCGTCAGCTTCGATGCCGTTAAGCACCTTGTGCTCTGTCAGGTCGAAAGGCGTCCGCCGAAGCTGGACCTTGATGTCTACCCCTACCTGCCGCGCGCCAACGTCGCGACCACATCCGTGGCGAGCTACATGTCCCTGCTGTCGGGAGATGTAGCATGA
- a CDS encoding HvfC/BufC N-terminal domain-containing protein — MARFRAALRGGALPPGVTATDPTDAARRFDVYRNNVAVSLSQALARRFPVILRLVGEDFFRALAREYLVADPPRTPVLAEWGTGFAGFLAGFPPLAPWPWMADVARIEVARGRAFHAADARSLDPAALAGTDPARLCLHLHPSLAVLRLDHPAVSIWRRHQPGAPDHPLPALPEIALILRDPGFDVPVEAIPPADAVLIEALAGGAPLAEAALAAQQVQPGHDPGPRLVRLMRAGTIVEGVSPC, encoded by the coding sequence ATGGCCCGCTTTCGGGCCGCCCTGCGCGGCGGCGCCCTGCCGCCCGGCGTGACCGCGACCGACCCGACTGACGCCGCGCGCCGCTTCGACGTCTATCGCAACAACGTGGCCGTCAGCCTGTCGCAGGCCCTGGCCCGGCGCTTTCCGGTGATCCTGCGGCTGGTGGGCGAGGATTTCTTTCGCGCGCTGGCCCGGGAATACCTGGTGGCCGATCCGCCCCGGACGCCGGTGCTGGCGGAATGGGGCACGGGCTTCGCAGGCTTCCTGGCAGGCTTTCCGCCGCTGGCGCCGTGGCCGTGGATGGCCGATGTCGCGCGGATCGAGGTCGCGCGGGGCCGGGCCTTCCACGCCGCCGATGCGCGGTCCCTGGACCCGGCGGCGCTGGCGGGAACCGATCCCGCGCGCCTGTGCCTGCATCTGCATCCGTCGCTGGCGGTGCTGCGGCTGGATCACCCCGCCGTGTCGATCTGGCGCCGCCATCAGCCGGGCGCCCCGGACCACCCCCTGCCCGCACTGCCCGAGATCGCGCTGATCCTGCGCGACCCCGGCTTCGACGTGCCGGTCGAGGCGATCCCCCCCGCCGATGCCGTCCTGATCGAGGCGCTGGCCGGCGGCGCCCCGCTGGCCGAGGCGGCCCTTGCGGCGCAGCAGGTCCAGCCCGGCCACGATCCCGGCCCGCGCCTGGTCCGGCTGATGCGCGCGGGCACGATCGTCGAGGGGGTGAGCCCGTGCTGA
- a CDS encoding DUF927 domain-containing protein, with translation MRVEQWARRPDMSGYALKVTFAARDGGIKTLILEEFDLSSRNGISRLVDHGFCLLGSKTNLIRLLRSWENVPVAWRVDKTGWMETPCGRIFIRADGQTILRQTHSVEPVIMFNPERVDMISGGTFAGWKEQVARLALGNDLLIFAICAAIMPALLKSAAIETAVFNLFANGPVGKSLILAVATSADRSPETGARWSDASQSLQ, from the coding sequence ATTCGTGTCGAGCAATGGGCACGACGTCCAGATATGTCCGGCTATGCCCTGAAGGTGACTTTCGCGGCACGCGACGGGGGTATCAAGACCCTGATTCTGGAAGAATTCGATCTAAGCAGTCGCAACGGAATCTCAAGGCTTGTGGATCATGGTTTTTGCCTCCTTGGTTCAAAGACCAATCTAATTAGATTGTTGCGGAGCTGGGAAAATGTGCCGGTTGCATGGCGGGTTGATAAAACCGGTTGGATGGAAACTCCGTGCGGTAGAATATTCATTAGGGCTGATGGACAAACCATTTTGCGACAAACTCATTCCGTCGAACCTGTAATCATGTTCAACCCTGAGCGGGTGGACATGATATCGGGCGGCACGTTCGCGGGATGGAAAGAGCAGGTGGCCCGTCTCGCCTTAGGCAATGATCTCCTTATTTTTGCGATTTGCGCTGCAATTATGCCCGCGCTTTTAAAATCCGCCGCCATCGAGACTGCGGTATTCAACCTTTTCGCGAACGGACCGGTCGGCAAGTCCTTGATCCTCGCGGTCGCCACCAGCGCCGACCGCTCTCCAGAGACGGGTGCTCGCTGGTCGGACGCATCTCAGTCCTTGCAGTGA
- a CDS encoding thioredoxin family protein has translation MNRRTLLISAAALTLAPAARASDRVFYTPGLAEAALEAGETVVLDFWTDWCSTCAAQQRVLAALKAGNPDYEAHLRFITVDWDQHGRGPLSRALAIPRRSTLVALKGRQELGRIVAGTAPDDIAALLDRALHAARA, from the coding sequence ATGAACCGTCGCACCCTTCTGATCTCTGCCGCCGCCCTGACCCTGGCCCCCGCGGCCCGGGCCTCGGATCGGGTCTTCTACACGCCGGGCTTGGCCGAGGCCGCCCTGGAGGCGGGCGAGACCGTCGTGCTGGATTTCTGGACCGACTGGTGCAGCACCTGCGCCGCCCAGCAGCGCGTCCTGGCCGCGCTGAAGGCCGGGAACCCGGATTACGAGGCGCATCTGCGCTTCATCACCGTCGATTGGGACCAGCACGGGCGCGGTCCGCTGTCGCGCGCGCTGGCCATTCCCCGCCGCTCGACCCTGGTGGCGCTGAAGGGCCGGCAGGAGCTGGGCCGCATCGTCGCCGGCACGGCCCCGGACGACATCGCCGCGCTTCTGGACCGCGCGCTGCACGCCGCGCGGGCATGA
- the bufB gene encoding MNIO family bufferin maturase, whose product MVMTHLPPRAGVGFKPEHFAAIRSAPHPVSFFEIHAENYMGAGGLPHAQLTALRADHAISVHGVGLSIGGADRPDAAHLMRLRRLCTRYEPESFSEHLAWSSHGTEYLNDLLPLPYTQETVDRVCAHVDEVQDRLGRRMLLENPATYVLFAQSDIPETQFLAEIAFRTGCGLLLDVNNVFVSCTNHRTDPRAYLDRFAMAAVGEIHLGGHDSEDLPSGPLLIDSHGAAVADPVWTLYAEVIARIGPRPTLVEWDSDLPAWPVLAAEAARADRILTRVLAHAG is encoded by the coding sequence ATCGTCATGACCCACCTGCCCCCGCGCGCCGGCGTCGGATTCAAGCCCGAGCATTTCGCGGCCATCCGCAGCGCCCCGCACCCGGTCTCGTTCTTCGAGATCCATGCCGAGAACTACATGGGCGCGGGCGGGCTGCCCCATGCGCAGCTGACGGCGCTGCGGGCCGACCACGCGATCTCGGTCCATGGGGTGGGGCTGTCGATCGGCGGGGCGGACCGGCCCGACGCCGCGCATCTGATGCGGCTGCGGCGGCTCTGCACCCGCTACGAGCCCGAGAGCTTCTCCGAACATCTGGCCTGGTCCAGCCACGGGACGGAATACCTCAACGACCTGCTGCCCCTGCCCTACACGCAGGAGACGGTGGACCGGGTCTGCGCGCATGTGGACGAGGTGCAGGACCGGCTCGGCCGCCGCATGCTGCTGGAAAATCCCGCGACCTACGTCCTGTTCGCGCAATCTGACATCCCCGAGACGCAGTTCCTGGCCGAGATCGCCTTCCGCACCGGCTGCGGGCTGCTGCTGGACGTCAACAACGTCTTCGTGTCCTGCACCAACCATCGCACCGATCCGCGTGCCTATCTGGACCGCTTCGCCATGGCCGCCGTGGGCGAGATCCATCTGGGCGGGCACGATTCCGAGGACCTGCCCTCGGGCCCGCTGCTGATCGACAGCCACGGGGCGGCGGTGGCCGATCCGGTCTGGACGCTCTATGCCGAGGTGATCGCCCGCATCGGCCCCCGCCCGACGCTGGTCGAATGGGACAGCGACCTGCCCGCTTGGCCGGTCCTGGCCGCCGAGGCCGCCCGCGCCGACCGGATCCTGACCCGGGTGCTTGCCCATGCCGGCTGA
- a CDS encoding DoxX family membrane protein, producing the protein MLSRFNALPARIPADLVALMLRVFPALVFWQSGRTKVDGLSIREATWFLFEHEYALPLIPPNVAAVLATLAEHALPALMILGLLTRISALGMLAMTAVIQIFVYPGAWITHGLWAAAALAVAAGGRGGSRWITCCGWTAHGGRAEMDLILAYLAGLLTLINPCVLPVLPIVLTASLGADPRGPLALAAGLSASFVTLGLGIAALGPAIGLYPEDVARVAALVMIGFGLVMLTPALGRGFATATVGLAVAANAQMPQGRGRGRGQGRGLRQEFAGGALLGAVWSPCIGPTLGAAIALASAGRDLLRAGAIMAAFALGVSTLILAGAYGLRGRLRRHAGRMARLSARARPALGLAFVAVGAALATGLHHRAEALLIDRLPAWLIDLSVTF; encoded by the coding sequence GTGCTGAGCCGCTTCAACGCCCTGCCCGCCCGCATCCCCGCCGACCTGGTGGCGCTGATGCTGCGGGTCTTTCCGGCGCTGGTCTTCTGGCAATCGGGGCGCACCAAGGTCGACGGGCTGAGCATCCGGGAGGCGACATGGTTTCTCTTCGAACACGAATACGCCCTGCCGCTGATCCCGCCCAACGTGGCGGCAGTGCTGGCCACGCTGGCCGAGCACGCGCTGCCGGCACTGATGATCCTGGGCCTGCTGACGCGGATCTCGGCCTTGGGGATGCTGGCGATGACGGCGGTGATCCAGATCTTCGTCTATCCCGGCGCATGGATCACGCATGGGCTGTGGGCGGCGGCGGCGCTGGCGGTCGCGGCGGGGGGCCGGGGCGGATCTCGCTGGATCACCTGCTGCGGCTGGACCGCGCACGGGGGGCGGGCTGAGATGGACCTGATCCTCGCCTATCTGGCCGGGCTTCTGACGCTGATCAATCCCTGCGTCCTGCCGGTGCTGCCCATCGTGCTGACCGCCAGCCTGGGCGCCGACCCGCGCGGGCCACTGGCGCTGGCGGCGGGCCTGTCGGCGTCCTTCGTGACCCTGGGCCTGGGCATCGCCGCGCTCGGCCCGGCCATCGGGCTGTATCCCGAGGATGTGGCGCGGGTCGCGGCGCTGGTGATGATCGGCTTCGGCCTGGTGATGCTGACCCCAGCCCTGGGGCGCGGCTTTGCCACCGCCACGGTGGGGCTGGCGGTCGCCGCCAATGCGCAGATGCCGCAGGGCCGGGGCCGGGGCCGGGGCCAAGGCCGGGGGCTGCGGCAGGAATTCGCGGGCGGCGCGCTTCTGGGCGCGGTCTGGAGCCCCTGCATCGGCCCCACCCTGGGCGCCGCCATCGCGCTGGCCAGCGCGGGCCGGGACCTGCTGCGCGCGGGCGCGATCATGGCGGCCTTCGCGCTCGGCGTCTCGACCCTGATCCTGGCGGGGGCCTATGGCCTGCGCGGCCGGCTGCGCCGCCATGCGGGCCGGATGGCCCGCCTGTCCGCCCGCGCCCGCCCCGCCCTGGGCCTGGCCTTCGTCGCCGTGGGCGCGGCGCTGGCCACCGGCCTTCACCACCGGGCCGAGGCCCTGCTGATCGACCGCCTGCCCGCCTGGCTGATCGACCTTTCCGTCACCTTCTGA